The following are encoded together in the Tripterygium wilfordii isolate XIE 37 chromosome 3, ASM1340144v1, whole genome shotgun sequence genome:
- the LOC119995717 gene encoding phytosulfokines-like, translating to MTRTVAHSTYPLYLSNLTTAKLSNMANVKVATFFILALLLCCSTLSAIAARPEPASADGSLAKTQSRVVEVEHAEESCEGIGEDECLMRRTLAAHIDYIYTQDQSHKP from the exons ATGACTCGCACTGTCGCACATTCCACCTATCCTCTGTACCTCTCAAATCTCACAACAGCAAAACTATCAAACATGGCCAACGTTAAGGTCGCCACCTTTTTCATACTAGCTCTCCTCCTCTGCTGCTCCACCCTGTCCGCCATAGCCGCCCGGCCGGAGCCGGCCTCTGCTGATGGTTCTTTGGCAAAAACCCAATCTCGG GTTGTTGAAGTAGAGCATGCAGAAGAGAGCTGCGAAGGAATTGGAGAGGATGAGTGCTTGATGAGAAGAACTCTTGCTGCCCACATCGATTATATCTATACCCAGGACCAGAGCCACAAGCCCTGA
- the LOC119995313 gene encoding basic leucine zipper 4-like, protein MLSTIPAMFSSETMIGNPFPSFENGFTPWDCSDFFSSVDQLSPKPVGSSSGSEEPNRTVNSDDSNREDLSLKIDERKRRRMISNRESARRSRMRKQKHLENLRNQVNRLKMENRELTNRLRFVLHHVQRIRMDNDRLITEHSILRQKLSNIHQMLALRQLQQQFTLTWPCNSTNITTT, encoded by the coding sequence ATGTTGTCCACTATTCCGGCCATGTTCTCGTCCGAGACGATGATCGGAAACCCATTCCCATCCTTTGAGAACGGCTTCACGCCGTGGGACTGCTCCGATTTTTTCTCATCTGTTGACCAATTATCACCAAAACCAGTCGGTTCGAGTTCCGGCTCAGAGGAACCGAACCGTACAGTTAACTCGGATGATTCGAACCGAGAGGATCTATCTTTGAAGATCGATGAGCGAAAGCGGAGGCGGATGATATCCAACCGGGAATCGGCCAGGAGGTCACGCATGCGTAAGCAGAAGCATTTAGAAAACCTAAGGAACCAGGTGAACCGGCTTAAGATGGAAAACCGGGAACTAACGAACCGGTTGCGCTTCGTTTTGCACCATGTCCAACGCATACGGATGGATAACGACCGGCTAATTACCGAACATAGTATTCTCCGACAGAAACTGTCCAACATCCATCAAATGTTAGCTCTCCGGCAACTGCAACAACAGTTCACGCTTACGTGGCCATGCAACAGTACCAATATTACCACAACCTGA